A single region of the Undibacterium piscinae genome encodes:
- a CDS encoding PAS domain S-box protein: protein MEDSEDMTTPGSASQETKISDGLLRHIIDRSNDAIMVVDAEQLVLLDVDSNVCRMLGYSRQQLLGMALASVECSLLDVFFWEDLKQAPLLNLSRVAETEWMRQDGTSFYVEKRVSCYSEAGKTFWVIHAEDITRRRQIAEQQVHLVSQLQSSMDATAEGILAVDLEGKVINLNRRFVTMWSLPEEVLVGRSATNIVEHLNSCLLNADEFSASLQEMLLTPQSETEDLLALIDGRYFVCVSKPEFLRDRLVGRVISMRDITAMKKVETDLLAARDAAELASQEKSRMLDALRVSESRLRRLVNSSLIGIMQGDLSGKLTEANEVLLHLIGVTRAEFAGTGLDWLTMTSSLSHAGYRNAMHELRRHGQAHPFEVELIRKDQSRVPVMIGLAQLEGSSVEWVGFVLDLTEQRKADRIKADFISMVSHELRTPLTSIRGALGLLEHGVGGVLPPKILDLVKIAHKNSQRLGVLVNDLLDMEKLSSGKMTINAERVDLIALTRQAIEANAAYAQTLAVQYRLSQHPEHAWVIADSNRLMQVFANLLSNAAKFSPRNDFVDIQVQIRSGTYRIEVRDKGPGIPLAFRDRIFSKFAQADDGDTRQQGGTGLGLNISKTLIEKMGGEIGFESEEGAGTMFWFSFFACAHRQSDT from the coding sequence ATGGAAGATTCTGAAGATATGACTACCCCGGGCTCAGCTAGCCAGGAAACCAAGATCAGTGACGGTTTGTTGCGTCACATCATTGATCGCTCAAATGATGCCATCATGGTGGTGGATGCCGAGCAGTTGGTGCTACTTGATGTCGATAGCAACGTCTGCCGTATGCTGGGATATTCGCGTCAGCAATTGCTGGGCATGGCACTGGCAAGCGTAGAGTGTTCACTGCTGGATGTGTTTTTTTGGGAAGACCTGAAGCAGGCTCCGCTATTAAACCTTAGCCGTGTTGCCGAGACTGAGTGGATGCGGCAGGACGGCACTTCCTTTTATGTGGAAAAGCGGGTGTCCTGTTATTCCGAGGCCGGTAAGACTTTTTGGGTGATCCATGCGGAGGACATCACACGGCGTCGCCAGATCGCCGAGCAACAGGTGCATCTGGTATCGCAATTGCAAAGCTCTATGGATGCAACGGCGGAAGGCATACTTGCGGTCGATTTAGAAGGCAAGGTGATTAACCTGAACCGGCGTTTTGTGACGATGTGGAGTTTGCCCGAGGAGGTGCTGGTCGGGCGCAGCGCGACAAATATCGTGGAGCACTTGAATTCCTGTCTGCTCAATGCCGACGAGTTTTCCGCCAGTTTGCAAGAGATGTTATTGACACCGCAATCGGAGACCGAAGATTTATTGGCGTTGATTGACGGACGTTATTTTGTCTGCGTATCAAAACCTGAATTTTTGCGTGATCGCCTGGTTGGGCGGGTAATCAGCATGCGTGATATCACCGCAATGAAAAAGGTCGAGACTGACTTGCTGGCCGCGCGTGATGCGGCAGAATTGGCTAGTCAGGAGAAGTCGCGCATGCTCGACGCCCTACGTGTCAGTGAGTCGCGCCTGCGCCGGCTAGTCAACTCCAGTCTGATCGGTATCATGCAAGGTGATCTCAGCGGTAAATTAACTGAGGCCAATGAGGTTTTGCTGCATTTGATAGGCGTGACAAGAGCTGAGTTTGCCGGGACCGGGCTTGATTGGCTGACAATGACCTCGTCGCTAAGCCATGCCGGCTATCGTAATGCCATGCATGAGTTGCGCCGGCATGGTCAGGCGCATCCGTTTGAAGTTGAGCTGATACGTAAGGATCAGAGCAGGGTGCCTGTGATGATTGGCCTGGCGCAGCTTGAGGGATCGAGTGTTGAATGGGTGGGTTTTGTACTTGATCTGACCGAGCAGCGTAAGGCTGACCGTATCAAGGCCGATTTCATTTCTATGGTCAGTCACGAACTACGCACCCCGTTAACCTCTATCCGTGGCGCTCTTGGTTTGCTGGAACATGGGGTAGGCGGCGTCTTACCTCCGAAGATTCTGGATTTAGTCAAGATCGCGCATAAAAATAGCCAACGTCTCGGTGTGCTGGTCAATGATCTTTTGGATATGGAGAAACTCTCGTCCGGAAAAATGACGATTAATGCAGAGCGCGTTGATTTGATTGCATTGACCCGGCAGGCAATCGAAGCCAATGCCGCTTATGCCCAGACCTTGGCGGTGCAATATCGCTTGAGTCAGCACCCCGAGCATGCCTGGGTGATTGCAGACAGTAACCGACTGATGCAGGTGTTTGCCAACTTATTGTCGAATGCCGCGAAATTTTCGCCGCGTAACGATTTCGTCGATATCCAGGTACAAATCAGAAGTGGCACTTATCGTATCGAGGTAAGGGATAAAGGCCCGGGTATTCCGCTCGCTTTCAGGGACAGGATTTTCAGTAAATTTGCCCAGGCTGATGATGGTGATACGCGTCAGCAAGGTGGTACCGGATTGGGCTTGAATATTTCTAAAACACTCATCGAAAAAATGGGCGGGGAAATCGGCTTCGAAAGTGAAGAGGGGGCCGGCACCATGTTCTGGTTTAGCTTTTTTGCCTGCGCGCACAGACAGAGTGATACTTGA
- a CDS encoding peroxiredoxin, which yields MKTVGQKLDAFKVASAKPGFNHHEENGVSAFEDITEASFPGKWKIIYFYPKDFTFVCPTEIVEFAKLANDFADRDAVLMGGSTDNEFCKLAWRREHKDLDKLNHYAFGDATGSLVDMLGVRDVNAGVALRATFIVDPDNVIQHVSVNNLNVGRNPTEILRILDGLQTDELCPCNRTVGGATL from the coding sequence ATGAAAACTGTAGGTCAAAAACTCGACGCATTTAAAGTAGCCTCTGCTAAGCCAGGTTTTAATCATCACGAAGAAAACGGCGTGTCCGCATTCGAAGATATCACCGAAGCGTCGTTCCCGGGAAAATGGAAAATTATCTATTTCTACCCAAAAGACTTCACTTTTGTCTGCCCTACTGAAATCGTTGAATTTGCTAAACTGGCAAATGATTTCGCAGACCGTGACGCGGTTTTGATGGGCGGTTCCACTGATAACGAATTCTGCAAATTGGCATGGCGTCGTGAGCACAAAGATCTGGATAAATTGAATCACTACGCTTTCGGTGATGCAACAGGTTCTTTGGTTGACATGCTGGGTGTACGTGACGTGAATGCTGGCGTGGCTTTGCGCGCAACTTTCATTGTTGATCCTGACAATGTCATTCAGCACGTTTCTGTCAACAACCTGAACGTTGGTCGTAACCCTACAGAAATCCTGCGTATTCTGGATGGTCTGCAAACTGACGAACTGTGCCCATGCAACCGTACTGTAGGCGGCGCAACTCTGTAA